A genomic segment from Micromonospora echinaurantiaca encodes:
- a CDS encoding ABC transporter ATP-binding protein, translating into MSGEDLLVVRGLVAGYGAAPVLHGVDLTVPAGTIAAVVGANGAGKTTLLRALSGMLRPLAGRVALAGDDLRGVPVEQLVRRGMAHVPEGRGVVGELTVDENLRLGGLWRRDRADATRALDEVYQLFEPLARRRRHLGHQLSGGERQMLALGRALVGRPRLLLLDEPSLGLAPRVVAQTMALLRQLRDRTGLTVLLVEQNVRSALSVADQGVVMALGRVVSTAPAARLRDDDDLRHAYLGF; encoded by the coding sequence ATGAGTGGCGAGGACCTGCTGGTGGTGCGCGGGCTGGTGGCCGGCTACGGCGCCGCGCCGGTGCTGCACGGGGTCGACCTCACCGTGCCGGCGGGCACCATCGCCGCGGTGGTGGGGGCGAACGGGGCGGGCAAGACCACCCTGCTGCGCGCCCTCTCCGGCATGCTGCGCCCGCTCGCCGGTCGGGTCGCGCTGGCCGGCGACGACCTGCGCGGCGTACCGGTGGAACAGCTGGTCCGGCGCGGCATGGCGCACGTGCCGGAGGGACGGGGCGTGGTCGGCGAGCTCACGGTGGACGAGAACCTGCGGCTCGGCGGGTTGTGGCGGCGCGACCGGGCCGACGCGACGCGCGCCCTGGACGAGGTGTACCAGCTGTTCGAGCCGCTGGCCCGGCGCCGGCGGCACCTCGGCCACCAGCTCTCCGGCGGCGAACGGCAGATGCTCGCCCTCGGCCGGGCGCTCGTCGGGCGACCCCGGCTGCTGCTGCTCGACGAGCCGTCCCTCGGCCTGGCGCCGCGGGTGGTCGCCCAGACCATGGCCCTGCTGCGCCAGTTGCGCGACCGCACCGGGCTGACCGTGCTGCTGGTCGAGCAGAACGTGCGCAGCGCGCTGTCGGTCGCCGACCAGGGCGTGGTGATGGCGCTGGGCCGGGTGGTCAGCACCGCGCCGGCCGCCCGGCTGCGCGACGACGACGACCTGCGCCACGCCTACCTCGGTTTCTGA
- a CDS encoding branched-chain amino acid ABC transporter permease: protein MDRFVFLTLDGLSRGAVYAAFALALVLIWRAARIVNFAQGAMAVATAYVAYSVSAATGSYWLGFLAALVAGLLLGAAVDLAVMRFVDHRSPLNPVIVALGLVLLIQAVLGMVYGNEFLPAEAPFSRSALTVAGIAVLSPYDLFAFAAVGVVVVGLAWIFTRTAVGLRMRAAAFAPEVSRLLGVNVGGMLTLGWALASGVGALAGMLVIPTELGLHPHAMDLVFVSAFTAAVVGGLDSPPGAVVGGLAVGLLLSYVSGYAGSDLTPLAVLVLLLAVLLVRPGGLFAPVAARRV, encoded by the coding sequence TTGGACCGCTTCGTCTTCCTCACCCTCGACGGCCTGTCCCGGGGTGCGGTCTACGCCGCGTTCGCGCTGGCCCTGGTGCTCATCTGGCGGGCCGCCCGGATCGTCAACTTCGCCCAGGGCGCGATGGCCGTGGCCACCGCGTACGTCGCCTACAGCGTGTCGGCCGCGACCGGCTCGTACTGGCTGGGTTTCCTGGCCGCGTTGGTCGCCGGGCTGCTGCTCGGCGCCGCGGTCGACCTGGCGGTGATGCGCTTCGTCGACCACCGGTCCCCGCTCAACCCGGTGATCGTCGCGCTCGGCCTGGTGCTGCTGATCCAGGCGGTCCTCGGCATGGTCTACGGCAACGAGTTCCTGCCCGCCGAGGCGCCGTTCTCCCGGTCCGCGCTGACCGTGGCCGGGATCGCCGTGCTCTCCCCGTACGACCTGTTCGCGTTCGCGGCGGTCGGGGTGGTGGTGGTCGGGCTGGCCTGGATCTTCACCCGCACCGCAGTCGGGTTGCGGATGCGCGCCGCGGCGTTCGCCCCCGAGGTGTCCCGGCTGCTCGGGGTCAACGTCGGCGGCATGCTCACCCTCGGCTGGGCGCTCGCCTCCGGGGTGGGCGCGCTGGCCGGCATGCTGGTCATCCCCACCGAGCTGGGCCTGCACCCGCACGCGATGGACCTGGTCTTCGTCTCGGCGTTCACCGCCGCCGTGGTGGGCGGGCTGGACAGTCCACCGGGGGCGGTGGTCGGCGGGCTCGCGGTGGGCCTGCTGCTTTCCTATGTCAGCGGCTACGCCGGCAGCGACCTCACCCCGCTGGCGGTGCTCGTGCTGCTGCTGGCGGTGCTGCTGGTCCGTCCCGGCGGGCTGTTCGCCCCGGTCGCCGCGAGGCGGGTGTGA
- a CDS encoding ABC transporter substrate-binding protein, giving the protein MPPSTRRALAIATAITLLATSAACSGDGGGSSGRGPVPGVTDAEIVVGTHMPLTGPASAGYSKIAPATKAYFDYVNANGGVHGRKITYKIMDDGYNPANTQQVVRQLVLQDKVFAVLNGLGTPTHTGVLDFLKSNRVPDLFVASGSRSWDQPDKYPGTFGFNPDYTVEGKILANHVKTALPGKKVCFLGQDDDFGRDSLAGVEQVLGAGAVVAKQTYVTSNTNVAPQVGAFKAAGCEVVVLATVPGFTALAVGTAARLGFKPQWLVSNVGADHPTLAKQLGDAAPLLEGMIGVNYLPMQNDTANPWIQLFSKVNKEHNGDAPFDGNTVYGMAVGYLFVQVLQAAGKDLTRESVLAAVSRGGYQGPGLAPLRFSDTDHSGYGGERLTRVSGGVQAYFGPAYETDEGDGPVREYAVAPVAPPANGIPAAS; this is encoded by the coding sequence ATGCCACCCTCGACACGACGTGCTCTCGCGATCGCCACCGCCATCACCCTGCTCGCCACCTCCGCCGCGTGCAGCGGCGACGGCGGCGGGTCGTCGGGACGCGGGCCGGTGCCCGGCGTCACCGACGCCGAGATCGTGGTCGGCACCCACATGCCGCTGACCGGCCCGGCCTCGGCCGGCTACTCCAAGATCGCGCCGGCCACCAAGGCGTACTTCGACTACGTGAACGCCAACGGCGGCGTGCACGGCCGGAAGATCACCTACAAGATCATGGACGACGGCTACAACCCGGCGAACACCCAGCAGGTGGTCCGCCAACTGGTCCTGCAGGACAAGGTCTTCGCGGTGCTCAACGGGCTCGGTACGCCGACCCACACCGGCGTGCTCGACTTCCTCAAGAGCAACCGGGTGCCGGACCTCTTCGTCGCCTCCGGCAGCCGCAGCTGGGACCAGCCGGACAAGTATCCGGGCACCTTCGGGTTCAACCCGGACTACACGGTGGAGGGCAAGATCCTGGCCAACCACGTGAAGACCGCGCTGCCCGGCAAGAAGGTCTGCTTCCTGGGCCAGGACGACGACTTCGGCCGGGACAGCCTGGCCGGGGTGGAGCAGGTGCTCGGCGCCGGCGCGGTGGTGGCCAAGCAGACGTACGTCACCAGCAACACCAACGTGGCGCCGCAGGTCGGCGCGTTCAAGGCCGCCGGCTGCGAGGTGGTCGTGCTGGCCACCGTGCCCGGCTTCACCGCCCTCGCCGTCGGCACCGCGGCCCGGCTGGGCTTCAAGCCGCAGTGGCTGGTCTCCAACGTCGGCGCCGACCACCCCACCCTGGCCAAGCAGCTCGGTGACGCCGCGCCGCTGCTGGAGGGCATGATCGGCGTCAACTACCTGCCCATGCAGAACGACACGGCGAACCCGTGGATCCAGCTGTTCAGCAAGGTGAACAAGGAGCACAACGGGGACGCGCCGTTCGACGGCAACACCGTCTACGGGATGGCCGTCGGCTACCTCTTCGTGCAGGTGCTCCAGGCCGCCGGCAAGGACCTCACCCGGGAGTCGGTGCTGGCGGCGGTCAGCAGGGGCGGCTACCAGGGCCCGGGGCTGGCGCCGCTGCGCTTCAGCGACACCGACCACTCCGGCTACGGCGGCGAGCGGCTGACCCGGGTCAGCGGCGGCGTGCAGGCGTACTTCGGGCCGGCGTACGAGACGGACGAGGGTGACGGCCCGGTGCGGGAGTACGCCGTCGCCCCGGTTGCCCCGCCGGCCAACGGGATCCCCGCCGCCTCCTGA
- a CDS encoding TetR/AcrR family transcriptional regulator has product MGGADAPGRVDGRTARAERTRAAIVEAHLALISEGDLRPTGERIAERAGISLRTLWTNFKDMETLFEASGAEVLRQQDAAYRPISPTLPLAKRVDAYCRQRARLLQLVAPSARAAQMREPVSAQLHRNRLKHIDRVRDEVEQLFAAELAQAGPGREQLVHALVAVSMWPAWSMLRDGLGLGVDQARAVMARTVGALLTDVSER; this is encoded by the coding sequence ATGGGCGGGGCCGACGCGCCGGGCCGGGTCGACGGGCGGACCGCCCGGGCCGAGCGCACCCGGGCGGCCATCGTCGAGGCGCACCTCGCGCTCATCTCCGAGGGCGACCTGCGGCCGACCGGCGAGCGCATCGCCGAACGGGCCGGCATCTCGCTGCGCACGCTGTGGACCAACTTCAAGGACATGGAGACGCTCTTCGAGGCCAGTGGCGCGGAGGTGCTCCGCCAGCAGGATGCCGCGTACCGGCCGATCTCGCCGACGCTGCCGCTGGCCAAGCGGGTCGACGCGTACTGCCGGCAGCGGGCCCGCCTGCTCCAGCTGGTCGCGCCGTCGGCGCGGGCCGCCCAGATGCGCGAGCCGGTCTCGGCGCAGCTGCACCGTAACCGGCTCAAGCACATCGACCGGGTCCGCGACGAGGTCGAGCAGCTCTTCGCGGCGGAGCTGGCGCAGGCCGGGCCGGGTCGGGAGCAGCTGGTGCACGCGCTGGTCGCGGTGAGCATGTGGCCGGCCTGGTCGATGCTGCGGGACGGGCTGGGGCTGGGCGTGGACCAGGCCCGGGCGGTGATGGCCCGCACCGTGGGCGCGCTGCTGACCGACGTTTCCGAGCGCTGA
- a CDS encoding SDR family NAD(P)-dependent oxidoreductase, with translation MTAPAAPRGLVVAGAGVVVTGAGSGIGAALATRFAADGARVVVNDVDAAAARAVAARIGGYACPGDAADPAAVAALVGFARDRLGAVDLFCANAGVAPTGGADASDEAWQRAWQVNVLAHVLAARELLPHWLAAGRGRLLVTASAAGLLILLGKAPYSVTKHAALAFAEWLRASYAHRGITVQALCPQGVRTPMLAAADDASAALLDATAVSSEQVADCVSAALADDRFLVLPHPEVAAWYARRAADPDRWLRAMNRTQRDIERRGTDRPEPRPEPPDLDPRPAAAGPDPHRSA, from the coding sequence ATGACCGCGCCGGCCGCACCCCGCGGCCTGGTCGTGGCCGGGGCCGGCGTGGTGGTCACCGGGGCCGGCTCCGGCATCGGCGCCGCCCTGGCCACCCGGTTCGCCGCCGACGGCGCCCGGGTGGTGGTCAACGACGTCGACGCCGCGGCTGCCCGGGCGGTGGCCGCGCGGATCGGGGGGTACGCCTGCCCTGGCGACGCGGCCGACCCGGCCGCCGTGGCCGCCCTGGTCGGCTTCGCCCGCGACCGCCTCGGCGCGGTCGACCTGTTCTGCGCCAATGCCGGGGTGGCCCCGACCGGCGGGGCCGACGCCTCGGACGAGGCGTGGCAGCGGGCCTGGCAGGTGAACGTGTTGGCGCACGTGCTGGCGGCGCGCGAGCTGCTGCCGCACTGGCTCGCCGCCGGCCGCGGCCGGCTGCTGGTCACCGCCTCGGCGGCGGGCCTGCTCATCCTGCTCGGCAAGGCGCCCTACTCGGTGACCAAGCACGCCGCGCTGGCCTTCGCCGAGTGGTTGCGGGCCAGCTACGCCCACCGCGGCATCACCGTCCAGGCGCTCTGCCCGCAGGGGGTGCGGACGCCGATGCTGGCTGCCGCCGACGACGCCAGCGCCGCCCTGCTGGACGCGACCGCGGTCAGCTCCGAGCAGGTGGCCGACTGCGTCAGCGCGGCGCTGGCCGACGACCGGTTCCTGGTGCTGCCGCATCCGGAGGTCGCCGCCTGGTACGCGCGCCGCGCCGCCGACCCGGACCGCTGGTTGCGGGCGATGAACCGCACCCAGCGCGACATCGAGCGGCGCGGCACCGACCGGCCCGAGCCGCGGCCGGAGCCGCCGGACCTCGACCCGCGGCCGGCGGCGGCCGGCCCCGACCCGCACCGGAGCGCCTGA
- a CDS encoding acetyl-CoA C-acetyltransferase encodes MPEAVIVAAARSPIGRANKGSLRELRADDLAATIVRAALDQVPQLDPAGIDDLMLGCGQPAGEQGYNLARVVAVLLGLDHLPGTTVNRYCSSSLQTTRMALHAIRAGEGDVFVSAGVECVSRYHRGRSDGHPDSTNPRFGDAVTRTATRAGGAGPAWHDPRADGELPDVYVAMGQTAENVAQLRGISRESQDEFAVRSQLLAEKAIADGFWAREITPITVPGGAVVAADDGPRPGVTLAAVAALPPVFRPDGTVTAGNSCPLNDGAAALVVMSDVRARELGVTPLARIVATGLSALSPEIMGLGPVEASRRALRHAGMSIADVDLVEINEAFAAQVLPSARELGVDWDRLNVNGGAIAVGHPFGMTGARITTTLLNSLRWHDRQVGLATMCVGGGQGMAMIVERLS; translated from the coding sequence ATGCCGGAAGCCGTCATCGTCGCCGCCGCCCGATCACCGATCGGTCGGGCGAACAAGGGCTCGCTGCGCGAACTGCGCGCCGACGACCTGGCCGCCACCATCGTGCGGGCCGCCCTGGACCAGGTGCCCCAGCTCGACCCGGCCGGGATCGACGACCTGATGCTCGGCTGCGGCCAGCCCGCCGGCGAGCAGGGCTACAACCTCGCTCGTGTGGTGGCCGTCCTGCTCGGCCTCGACCACCTGCCCGGCACCACCGTCAACCGGTACTGCTCCTCGTCGCTGCAGACCACCCGGATGGCCCTGCACGCCATCCGCGCCGGCGAGGGCGACGTGTTCGTCTCGGCCGGGGTGGAGTGCGTCTCCCGCTACCACCGGGGTCGCAGCGACGGGCACCCGGACAGCACCAACCCGCGGTTCGGCGACGCGGTGACGCGGACCGCCACCCGGGCCGGCGGCGCGGGGCCGGCCTGGCACGATCCGCGCGCCGACGGCGAGCTGCCGGACGTCTACGTCGCCATGGGACAGACCGCGGAGAACGTGGCCCAGCTGCGCGGGATCTCCCGGGAGAGCCAGGACGAGTTCGCCGTACGGTCGCAGCTGCTGGCCGAGAAGGCGATCGCCGACGGCTTCTGGGCGCGGGAGATCACCCCGATCACCGTGCCCGGCGGCGCGGTGGTCGCCGCCGACGACGGACCGCGTCCCGGGGTGACCCTGGCGGCGGTGGCCGCGCTGCCGCCGGTGTTCCGGCCGGACGGCACGGTGACCGCCGGCAACTCCTGTCCGCTCAACGACGGGGCCGCCGCGCTCGTCGTGATGTCCGACGTACGGGCCCGGGAGTTGGGCGTCACCCCGCTGGCCCGGATCGTCGCCACCGGCCTGAGCGCGCTCTCCCCCGAGATCATGGGGCTCGGGCCGGTGGAAGCGTCCCGGCGGGCGCTGCGCCACGCCGGAATGTCCATCGCGGACGTCGACCTGGTCGAGATCAACGAGGCGTTCGCGGCCCAGGTGCTGCCGAGCGCCCGCGAGCTCGGCGTCGACTGGGACCGGCTCAACGTCAACGGCGGCGCGATCGCGGTCGGCCACCCGTTCGGCATGACCGGCGCCCGGATCACCACCACGCTGCTCAACTCGCTGCGCTGGCACGACCGGCAGGTCGGACTGGCGACCATGTGCGTCGGCGGCGGCCAGGGCATGGCGATGATCGTCGAACGGCTGAGCTGA
- a CDS encoding acyl-CoA dehydrogenase family protein — MDFRYDETTERLRERLLAFMAERIHPAEPVFADQSAARVDRWGAPPVVAELQAEARRHGLWNLFLPGEHGAGLTNLQYAPLAEITGWSPELAPVALNCAAPDTGNMELLALFGTPEQRDRWLTPLLDGRIRSAFAMTEPAVASSDATNIATRIERDGDEYVVNGRKWFVTGALDPRCAVFVVMGRTDPDAPRHRQQSQLLVPRDTPGVTLRRGLRTFGYDDGDHGGHAEIDFVDVRVPVGNLIGAEGDGFAISQARLGPGRVHHCMRLVGMAERAVELMCRRVADRHAFGGPLATQGVIRDWIAEARVRLEQARLLVLKTAWLMDTVGNRAAHTEIQAIKIAVPETVQWVIDRAVQAHGAAGVSQDTPLARLWVKARALRLADGPDEVHRQSLARRELRRHQPVRPAARG; from the coding sequence ATGGACTTCCGCTACGACGAGACCACCGAGCGGCTGCGCGAGAGACTGCTCGCCTTCATGGCCGAGCGGATCCATCCGGCCGAGCCCGTCTTCGCCGACCAGTCGGCGGCGCGCGTCGACCGGTGGGGCGCCCCGCCCGTGGTCGCCGAGTTGCAGGCCGAGGCGCGCCGGCACGGCCTGTGGAACCTCTTCCTCCCGGGCGAGCACGGCGCGGGCCTGACCAACCTGCAGTACGCGCCGCTGGCCGAGATCACCGGCTGGTCGCCCGAACTCGCCCCGGTGGCGCTGAACTGCGCGGCGCCGGACACCGGCAACATGGAACTGCTGGCCCTGTTCGGCACCCCGGAGCAGCGGGACCGCTGGCTCACTCCGCTGCTGGACGGCCGGATCCGCTCGGCGTTCGCGATGACCGAGCCGGCCGTCGCGTCGTCCGACGCCACCAACATCGCCACCCGGATCGAGCGCGACGGCGACGAGTACGTGGTCAACGGCCGCAAGTGGTTCGTCACCGGGGCGCTCGACCCGCGCTGCGCGGTCTTCGTCGTGATGGGACGGACCGATCCCGACGCGCCCCGGCACCGGCAGCAGAGCCAGCTGCTGGTGCCGCGCGACACCCCCGGGGTCACGCTCCGCCGGGGTCTGCGCACCTTCGGGTACGACGACGGCGACCACGGCGGCCACGCCGAGATCGACTTCGTCGACGTCCGGGTGCCGGTGGGCAACCTGATCGGGGCGGAAGGCGACGGCTTCGCCATCTCGCAGGCGCGGCTCGGGCCGGGCCGGGTGCACCACTGCATGCGGCTGGTCGGCATGGCCGAGCGGGCCGTCGAGCTGATGTGCCGGCGGGTGGCCGACCGGCACGCGTTCGGCGGGCCGCTGGCCACGCAGGGGGTCATCCGGGACTGGATCGCCGAGGCACGGGTCCGGCTGGAACAGGCCCGGCTGCTGGTGCTCAAGACGGCCTGGCTGATGGACACCGTCGGCAACCGGGCCGCGCACACCGAGATCCAGGCGATCAAGATCGCGGTGCCGGAGACCGTGCAGTGGGTGATCGACCGGGCCGTGCAGGCGCACGGCGCGGCCGGGGTCAGCCAGGACACGCCACTGGCCCGGCTCTGGGTGAAGGCCCGCGCGCTCCGGTTGGCCGACGGCCCGGACGAGGTGCACCGGCAGTCGTTGGCCCGTCGGGAGCTGCGCCGGCACCAGCCGGTCCGGCCGGCGGCCCGAGGCTAG
- a CDS encoding branched-chain amino acid ABC transporter permease, producing the protein MSATRAATPPRIPAPEVGTRPAGTHRVPTLLRHLGVALVAALLLVVVSYGLDPFRNFQFATVAAYLCATAGLTVLTGLNGQLSLGHGALMATGAYTVAFCQTAFLDAGLTGGWWLAVSLVAAVLAALAVGAVVGAAAARLRGPYLAGVTLAVAVVVPALTVTFDGLFNGEQGLSVPVEPPPAALGAYFPYERWQLWVAAAATLLALVLLANLVRSRYGRTFRAVRDDEVAARLAGIHVARTQVLAFVVSAAGAGLGGALLAVLAQSVSPGAFSLTLSLFLLMAVVIGGLGSLAGALWGAVLLVVLPDLTHSLTEQLTLSPAVAQRMEGNLPLAIFGITLIVVMIAAPGGVQGLLARLGRAVAARLPGRRRS; encoded by the coding sequence GTGAGCGCCACCCGGGCGGCCACGCCGCCGCGCATCCCGGCGCCGGAGGTCGGCACCCGCCCGGCTGGTACGCACCGCGTCCCGACCCTGCTGCGCCATCTCGGCGTCGCGCTGGTCGCCGCGCTCCTGCTGGTGGTGGTCAGCTACGGCCTGGATCCGTTCCGCAACTTCCAGTTCGCGACCGTGGCGGCCTACCTCTGCGCCACCGCCGGGCTGACCGTGCTGACCGGGCTCAACGGGCAGCTCTCGCTGGGGCACGGCGCGCTGATGGCCACCGGCGCGTACACGGTGGCCTTCTGTCAGACCGCGTTCCTCGACGCCGGGCTCACCGGCGGCTGGTGGCTGGCCGTCTCGCTGGTCGCGGCGGTGCTGGCCGCGCTGGCGGTCGGCGCCGTGGTCGGGGCGGCCGCGGCCCGGTTGCGCGGCCCGTACCTGGCCGGGGTGACGTTGGCCGTCGCGGTGGTGGTGCCGGCGTTGACCGTCACCTTCGACGGCCTCTTCAACGGCGAGCAGGGGCTGTCGGTGCCGGTGGAGCCGCCGCCGGCCGCGCTCGGTGCGTACTTCCCCTACGAGCGCTGGCAGCTCTGGGTCGCCGCGGCGGCCACCCTGCTCGCCCTGGTGCTGCTGGCCAACCTGGTCCGCAGCCGGTACGGCCGGACCTTCCGCGCGGTGCGCGACGACGAGGTCGCCGCCCGCCTCGCCGGCATCCACGTGGCCCGCACCCAGGTGCTCGCCTTCGTGGTCAGCGCGGCCGGCGCCGGGCTCGGCGGCGCGCTGCTGGCCGTGCTCGCGCAGAGCGTCTCGCCCGGGGCGTTCTCGCTGACCCTGTCGCTCTTCCTGCTGATGGCGGTCGTCATCGGCGGCCTGGGCAGCCTCGCCGGCGCGCTCTGGGGCGCCGTCCTGCTGGTGGTCCTGCCCGACCTCACGCACAGCCTGACCGAGCAGCTCACCCTCTCCCCAGCCGTGGCGCAGCGGATGGAGGGCAACCTTCCGCTGGCCATCTTCGGGATCACCCTGATCGTCGTCATGATCGCCGCGCCCGGCGGTGTGCAGGGCCTGCTGGCCCGCCTCGGCCGGGCGGTGGCCGCCCGGCTGCCGGGCCGCCGGCGGTCCTGA
- a CDS encoding SDR family oxidoreductase, which produces MNADSARLAGRVALVTGASRGIGLAVARRLVAEGARVGLTARHPEPLAEAVAELGGPTRAVAVAGRADDAEHRRAAVHRVTEAFGPVDVLVNNVGINPVHGPLAELDLAAARKILDVNLVGTLGWVQEVRAAGMAERGGCVVNVSSIAGLTPSPGIAFYGVSKAAVNHLTACLAVELAPAIRVNAVAPAVVKTRFAAALHEGREDEVARAYPLGRLGVPEDVAGAVAFLASADAAWITGQTLVLDGGVGLAGRIAG; this is translated from the coding sequence GTGAATGCAGATTCAGCTCGGTTGGCCGGTCGGGTCGCGCTGGTCACCGGGGCGAGCCGCGGCATCGGCCTGGCGGTCGCCCGCCGGCTGGTCGCCGAGGGCGCCCGGGTCGGCCTGACCGCCCGCCACCCGGAGCCGCTGGCCGAGGCGGTCGCCGAGCTGGGCGGCCCGACGCGCGCGGTGGCGGTGGCCGGTCGGGCCGACGACGCCGAGCACCGTCGGGCCGCGGTGCACCGGGTCACCGAGGCGTTCGGGCCGGTGGACGTCCTGGTCAACAACGTCGGCATCAACCCGGTCCACGGGCCACTGGCCGAACTGGACCTGGCCGCGGCCCGCAAGATCCTCGACGTCAACCTGGTCGGCACGCTCGGCTGGGTGCAGGAGGTCCGCGCCGCGGGGATGGCCGAGCGCGGGGGCTGCGTGGTCAACGTCTCCTCGATCGCCGGGCTGACGCCGTCGCCGGGCATCGCGTTCTACGGCGTCAGCAAGGCCGCCGTCAACCACCTCACCGCCTGCCTCGCCGTCGAGCTGGCCCCGGCGATCCGGGTCAACGCGGTCGCCCCGGCCGTGGTGAAGACCCGGTTCGCGGCCGCCCTGCACGAGGGCCGGGAGGACGAGGTCGCCCGGGCGTACCCGCTGGGGCGGCTCGGCGTACCCGAGGACGTCGCCGGCGCGGTCGCCTTCCTCGCCTCCGCCGACGCGGCCTGGATCACCGGGCAGACCCTGGTCCTCGACGGCGGGGTCGGCCTCGCCGGCCGGATCGCCGGATGA